The genome window CCCCTTTAGCCAACCCCACGTAACTATGATCTCTGTCAGCCTGCGCATGTGTAGTCGCCTTTGATGTGCCTTTAGGCTATGGAGCGCATTTGTTTATGTGAGCGCTATAAAAAaccataaaatatgcataaaacgCATAGGCAAAAAGACAATTGCGATTGAAGttgaacagcagcaggcagcaggcgcaaaagcaaatgaaatggaagtggaaatagaaatggaaatggaaatgaaaatgggaaTAAAAATGGATATGAAAATGAAGCGATTAAGTGCAGACGTTGGTAATTGCACTAAAATGTCATCGTTGCTTTTCTGTGGGGTAGTCAACGGCAGATTACcagagcacaacaacaaaaataagaaatggATTGACGTTATGGAGATAAAATAAAGACATGACAAAGGGAATCAATGAATTCGAATGCTGCTACATTTTCTCTCATCAATTGAAGGCTATTGAACATGGTGTTCACTCATGGTGTGCATGTTGGCtatttaacataaattgtcataaaaatacttactgttgaaattcaatatatatttaatttaatatttgtacaaTTCACTATTTGAGTAAGTTTAGTTTTGAATGATTtccaaatttgcaatttaaggtaccgaaataatttcaaattgttttattaagtttaaacatttttgtaaaagTGCTAGAACTTAATGTCGagtaattttttaattaattccaTTTAGCTCTCTTTTCCAATTTAAGTAAACGAAATGAGCCTTAAGCATTTAAGTTGTTCAACTTCAAATAAGTTATTCAACAGTAAATAAGAAATGATAATGATGCTctaaaaattaaacgaaaactAATCTCAGAAATGTATTCatcattaatattaaatgttaatattatattctttaCTTACACCCCAAAGGTTATCTTATTCTAATGcctgaaaatatattattttttatgttattcaaGGAATGCCTGTTGCGTTGAATTAATATATAGAAGTAtgattgcaaataaaacagaTTCTAAATTAATAGCGAATGAAGAAtaatattctatttaaaaGCGAAGAGCCAATTTATCTGCGAGTTTTCTAGGGAATGATCTGCACAAATTGCCGCAATCTCGGCATTCCAGTTTATTCGGTATCTTAAATATCCATCACAAACATATCCGTATATATGCTCGGTTCTGTGGGCTTCTGGAATGCCAAGAACCCCCTCCTTTTGGGAGGGGGAATTGTGTCTTGGTCTTGGTACTCGTCAGTTGGCACATTTCATTGCGTTGCCGGCTGCAGCGCTCATAAAAAACGAGGAACATAAAAAACTGAACATTCGTCGAGTTGCATGAGCTTTATATGGGAGAGGAGCGCAgcagagggggaagggggacgGCAAATGTGCGTACCGTACGGTAGTAAAATTGTACGAACGATAGAAGAAATTTTATGATCGAAATCACCCCAACTCCGGGCATTCGGGACTCTGTAACTCCGCACCATTAACCATTAAGAAGAGGAATTTTCGATTGCACTATAAAATGGGCTCTATGAGagctataaaatatttattctactATAAAATAACTGTAcatggatatatatatataatacacaggcacactcactcatacatacacactAGCACTCGCACTCATACtcacatacatagatatatataaatatatatataaatataaatacaaatagaacTTTTTTAAGGGCATTTCACGCTTAACAACAAAATCGagtaacatatgtatatatatatagagagagagcgggagatCATTGAAAGTGGCAACTGGAGAGCCGAATTTCTATTGCCTATTTCCTAGACAATGTCATCGGCCACCTGCGACTCCTGCTCCAGAATGGTGCTCTCGCGCAGCTTACTCTTGAGGTTCTTGCTGGAATTGGCCTCCGTGAGGCAGGGCTCATGCTCGGCATGCTCGTGGCCATCGCCGTCGCCATCGACGGCCGCATGCGTCGCATCTTCGAGCTGCACCTTGCCCATGTGCCGACGATAGCGATACCACAGCTTGAGACCCAGCACCAACACAAAGTAGAGGAATGCCAGGCATATGATCACAATAATGATGCGTGTGATGATCGAGTTCGAGGCTGACTTATTGCTCTTGACCACCAGCAGAACCTCCTCACGCTTCAGTCCAGCACTGCTGCCAATAGTGCAGCCATAGCGTCCCTCGTCCTCCGTCTGCACATTGTGGATCTCCAGTGTGCCATTCTCCAGCAGATGAAAGCGAGCCGGATCCGTATTATTCTCATTCAGATACGTCAAGTCCTTGTCCCACTGTATCGTCGGCTTCGGTTCTCCCGTTGCCTGGCAGTGCATCACAGCGATGTCGCCCTCGCTGATCTCACCAGGTCCCACCGGCGGCACTGTAAACTTGGGCGCCACCACCACATTGATGGACACCGTGGCGCTAATCTTTCCCTGGCTATTGCTGGCCATGCAAGTGTACTGACCACGCTGCTCATTGCTGACGCCACGGAACACCAGCGTGCCATTGTGATCGGTTACATTCTCTGGCAGCGGCAATTGAGATTCCTGCGTAGAGATTGAACGTATGCTGAGCTGCTGCAATGATTGGGCCGCATTTGCCTTCAACTTACCCGCATCCATTTGACTTGAGGCGGCGGAGTGCCTTGTGCCTTGCAGTGCACCTTGCTGACACTGCCCAATTCCAGGTTCTTTGTTGGCTGGGGCTGTGGCACAAACTTCAGCTGCTCAATCACTTCCAGGCTGCCGCTGTTGGAGCTAATTGCCGGCCGCCCCTCGACCACAAGTTCGCATTGATACTGACCCGCGTCGCTGGCCAGCACACTAACAATGTGAAGCGAACCATTCTCCTTGCGCAGCGTCAGTCGAGCATCCTCCCGCACCATTGTCTCCAGCTGCGGTTCGCTGGTGGTGCTGCTCGTCTGGCCAAGCTCTACTTGCCGCAATGGCTTGCCATCCTTGCGCCAGCGCAGCGTCACACTATTGCTCTGGCGGAGCACGTCCGGCAATTGATAGGCACATGGCAACTGCACCGCACTCTGCTCCTTTACGGTTAGCTGTGGCTGCGGACCTTCCACTATGCTAACTTCCGCTGACGGTATTGGCGATGCTGTGAGataaagagacagagagggggagagagagaaagacacgAAGCACATTGAAAATGGTTGCGAACGAGCAGCGATGAGATGTTGACTCAGAGTTGTTCGATCTTCTTACCGCGCACAGAGCCGAGGATCAGAGCAGAGCTTAAGAGCCGCCACACGGTTATCTGTGACTTCATCATGGCGCGACTTAACGAATTTGTTTGATTTCACGATCGCCCGGTTCCcgttcgttctcgttctcgttctccttttgttttatttatttatttcgtttttttttcggttcgCACAAAATCGGTGTGAGGGTctgctctttattttttttttatttttacttctttttttatttttgtgtatggCAGGAATTTGGTTTCCTCGTTGCGTTTGGTTTCTTtggctttttatttaatttcatttaattttccgCAACGCAGCCTCAGGTCATTTCACTTCACACAGCGCtgtcg of Drosophila nasuta strain 15112-1781.00 chromosome 3, ASM2355853v1, whole genome shotgun sequence contains these proteins:
- the LOC132792158 gene encoding tyrosine-protein kinase-like otk, with product MMKSQITVWRLLSSALILGSVRASPIPSAEVSIVEGPQPQLTVKEQSAVQLPCAYQLPDVLRQSNSVTLRWRKDGKPLRQVELGQTSSTTSEPQLETMVREDARLTLRKENGSLHIVSVLASDAGQYQCELVVEGRPAISSNSGSLEVIEQLKFVPQPQPTKNLELGSVSKVHCKAQGTPPPQVKWMRESQLPLPENVTDHNGTLVFRGVSNEQRGQYTCMASNSQGKISATVSINVVVAPKFTVPPVGPGEISEGDIAVMHCQATGEPKPTIQWDKDLTYLNENNTDPARFHLLENGTLEIHNVQTEDEGRYGCTIGSSAGLKREEVLLVVKSNKSASNSIITRIIIVIICLAFLYFVLVLGLKLWYRYRRHMGKVQLEDATHAAVDGDGDGHEHAEHEPCLTEANSSKNLKSKLRESTILEQESQVADDIV